The genomic stretch CTCATGGGTCTGCAAATATCTTCTTAAAGGCCGTGACCTCCTCATTCTTGGGCTTTATGCTGAGATCAACAATGGTAAAAATTGCCTTTAACTTGCTTGGGGATTCAACACAGACCATGTGTACGCACCACAAACCCCTCAAGAAGACATCCAGTGAGCCTAGTttccaacaatgacaacacatGCCCGAACTACCACTCAACCTGCCCAGTTGACCAATAACAATTAGTGGCCATAACTACTAACATTaaatattcttattttattatttgatgAGGGTTCCCTCAAAGGCAGTGTGATCCATGCACTAGCacaggggccaatgagagcgcaTACGGAAGCATCAATAAGGAAAGGATTTTCACCTTTTATTAGGGATGGAGTGGTCATTTTGCCCCTCTTTGTTTGGGCATAGGGTTCATGCTTCCTTTcaagcttctttttccctttgttatCATATCCAACAGGATTAAAGCTATTAGTAACAATTAAGTTACCTTTGCTAAAtgtctttattaaaaaaaaaaacccttcccccacccattccACTGTGCCCCTGTTCCTGCCGTCGTCCCACTACAACTCCCCTCCCCACCACCACCCGCCTCTCCCCCAGTCGCCCAACTCCACCACCAACCCTGCTCCCTGAAGCTGCCACCTCCATGACTGCCACTGTCCTTCTTTCCAACTTGCCTCCACCCCATCTTCATCCTCCCTCCACCACCTCATCGGTTAACTCCAACCCCATCCCCCCTCCTCACTTGCCACGACAACCCTATCTTAAACCAACCCACCCCTACCCACACTACTACTGTAGCACTTCTCTACCTCCAGTAAACATACCACCAAAAGGGAGATAAGTACATAGAAGAAATGAACAACTTGGCAAGTTTAATCCTCCTTTGGTGATGAGGCAGTAATCAATGAGAAGGATaagaagaaggaaataaagagtAGGGGGCTGGAAAGTAAAATAGAgatcaatattttttaatttgaagaTAGTGATTTAATGGTGATCTTATATCCTAGATCCATACTTTAGAAGccggaaaaaaaaaccccatcaTTGAATCTTAATTAGTGGTTATTAAATGGCAGTAACGTAATCCCACTATAGAGAAAGGTTATTCAAGGAGGAATTTGGCAAGTATAATGGTTGCTCCAAGTCGTGTCGAAAGTTCATAAAATAACTTATTATTATAAGGAGAAAGGTCATTTAAAGAGGAATTGGTCAATGCGTATGGAGgataaaattaagaaagagGATAAGAAGGAGAATGGAAATAAATCATCTAATGCTACTATCGTAGTAGGGTCCTAGAGCGATGGAGATATCTTTCTTACAATTTCATCAGGTACAAAAACTTCAAATTGCATATATCTTAGATTTTGGTTATTCATTTCATATGTGTTCagtcaaagatcaaatttatatatataatacatgtGATAGTGGTCGAGATATAACCTCTCCACAAACCAGGGGTAAAGCTAGTTACGTTATGACGCCTCTAGATCCCGCAATTCctggagcctcatgcattgggtactttgttttttttttttttggtaacgacTAGTCCCTCGGgatcatactgaccccacaacctcaTAGACCGGGTCATACtagagttgaatgagaaccattcaactttcactgaaagtcaTGCATTGGGTACACCATACATGTGATAGTGATACGATCAAATGGAAAACAATGATGGAAGCAAGATTGTCTAGATTAAGAACATACAAATTCAAATGTTTGCTAGTATTGTGCAAACTTTGATTGGGATTAGACATGTGCCGgatcttttgaaaattttgatttcaataggACCACTAGATTAGAGAGGTTTTAGATTTTCATCTGAAGGTGAAGTTCTCAGGGTATGTGGGGGGGCATGGTTGTAATGCAAGGACGGGTGGTTGGAAATTTGTGCAGACTTAAGGGACTGTTAATTCATGTAGAGGTACTGTTAGAACTCAAGAAATAAGTATAGATAAATTACAAAGGTTGCAAGAAGTTTAGGCTATGAACAGCAAGTCTCTTTCACTTTAGATCTTGTGAATGGAAGTGATTTCTTCGATTGGGTTGTAATGGTAGGGAATGTGGAGCTACTTCTAATCGTGCGGCAGTGAGTTATACAGGACACCCAAGTGAACATGTGGATTATGCCAATTTGGGTTATGGCAGATAGATAAAGACAATATCAAAGTTTAcaaaatcaacatcaatatTGGTCTTCTTAAAAATCTTCAAAGTCGCTTGTAGAATCCAAGCCAAGATTGTTGGGTTTTTATATCTTGTATTTTATGCTGGTCcacataattagtattgagtttATATATGATTGGGTCGGGTTTTAGGTCCATTACATGCTCATGTGTAAAATTGTAATTGTTGTAAAGATTAGGGTTTTCTATTATTGTCTTTGTGAGGAAAACCTAGATATAAGCAAGTGGATATCACTTTGTGAGAAGGAGAGCGAggtcttttttcttctttttttttttttttttttttttgtgaaaaaaaaaaattagttctcATGGATGGATGTATGCATTCATGCTTAACCATATTAAATTCCTTATGATATGTGTGGTTATTTGCTTAATTTTTTCCTCATGGTTGTACATTCATCCCCAACATCATATCCatcataaatttaaatttcaattaaataaaatgACTGAATACAGAGATGATATTTgcaaattaatttgaattggCCTCGTCAGAAGAAAATAATTCCTTGATTCACCCTTGTTCACTTGGTGCGTGGGATCCAATATGCTCTTTGTGAACGCAAGCTTGCTTTGATGGTTCACCATTTTCAGCCATGACAATCAGATGGCCCAAGCTGAGcaatatcctctctctctctctctctctctctctctctctctctctctctctctctctctctccaccctgAATTATCCGGAAATCTAAGGATTGTTTTCTGGGCACACAGTCATGCAGTCCCCACAAAGCCTAGAAGCCCACCCTGCAGTCACCTACGAGTGAGTGTCTCCTAATCATGCCATACCTATTAAGTTGTCACTGTAACTAAGATCGATGTAGGTCTAATATCATGTGATTTTGATCCTTTGAATCGAAGCAAAATATTGATAAAAGCTGAGGTGGACCAGGTGAAAACGAACCCTTAAACTCTatctaaaataataaaacacaACACCCCCCCGTGTTCCTTCCCTACTCTGTCGCCCCTCGATTACCATCCATAGCTTCACCCATGCTTTAATGTCAAACACGTGCATTGCTTCATAGGTCCCTCCCTACCTATGTTCTAACTTCTAACTCCTAAGCCCTTATaagcctcctcctcctcctcttcttttttctctctaactaaattCTAAACTCATTTATCCAACTAATCTCTCTCCTTTCCCAATAAACCTGGTACCACCCACATCCCTTATATTAGTATTCATTATATATACCTTGAACTTAATCATCAAAATTTACAAACTAAAGCATTCATTAATTTTAGCTTAATCTAATACCTTAACCTGTCAGATGGGTATTAACTAAAGATTAGTAACCAATGATCGACCGGCGGTGCTCGCTGTTTGCTGTTTGCTGTTTGCGATCGGTGGATTATCGGATTACCCTGGAGAACAACTAGAGTCTGACCACATAGACAATGAGTGGTGGTCCATGTTTAGTACATAGTTTTCTTAAACCAAAAGTATAATCAACAGTGAATGACATTAAGAGACAATAAGTGGTGGTCCATATTTCATACACACTTCTCTCAAATTTAAGGTATAATCAACAGTGACTGACCTAATTAATagttaactctctctctctctctcaaaccaaAGGTATAATCAACAGTGAATGATCAACGACAAGATCAAACAAATTTGGACAGTTGTGTACCCATCAAACATTTGTGGTCGGTGTGTTAATTTGTTAATTCTGACAGTTTAAGGGCATTGGTTTGAAGCTCAGGTTTCTAAGTCCTCTCACCGACTTAAGACTCTTAAAAACATAAATATCTGCAAGTTGGGTTATTAAACTATGAATGGGATGAAGATTGTTTATACTTGTCAGACAGTGTTAAGTATATAGTAAGAAGATTACTGAATCTTTCCTGGAGCTTTAAAACCTCATCTAGCCTTGAACTCTTCTGAGTTCTGAGCATCCACTACTGGAGTTTAGAGATAAATAAATCTAGCCTCGTGACGTCGTACGGTCTTCGCTACCCATTGGATCGATCTCATGTGCCCCGGGATGCAAGCCGGGCAACCCATTTTGTTTTAAATCCTCTTAGggtcttcaattttttttttttttttttttggtatcatCAATTAAACATGGAAACTGATTAATACTAAACTCCGTTGGAGTAATTCACCAGGGTTGAGATTTTGGGAGTTATAGAGTTATAGTCTTATATCGGTTTATTCTGATCCTTAATTGGTTCCTTCACACAGTCGAGAAGCTATATATTATTCACCTAATGTCTTAAGATTTTGAGCTGTTAATGTGAATTCCAATTAATTACAGTTGATTGCTCGTCTTCTTTATATGTAGGCTTGCACTTTCCACTGTTTCAGGAATATGATATGGTCAAGGAAGAGATTTCAGTCAAGCAACACATCATGTGGCCACTCCCCCCCTTCCCCATGGATATTAGTTCGTGTTCATATTGAGTTGTGGTTTTAACTTTTATATATAAGACTAGTCAAGTAATGTATGAGACTCAAAATGAAGAATTACTGAGAAACTAAGAGAATTAATTAGAGCTATTGAAGCAATTTTCTGTGAACTTAGAGGATTAATATAAGTTAGCTAATATGATTAAGGAGCCATTATGGcacattgtcattttttttttttccaaatagaaAGTGTAGTCTGTGATGACCCTTTCATGTTTGAAAGGGTAGCAATGCACATTTTTAATTAACCCCCATACTGATTAGCTTATAGTAATAAACTGCATTTGCACTAAAAAAAATGTCCAATTTGTATTAagataatcctaaaccaaacATGGGATCTTGAAAAGAAACAAGGAAATCAAACTACCATAACAGAATCAAACTACCATAACAATAGTTAGAGAACAAGTAGCCAATCACAACATAGAAAAGGACATGATGTTGGGCTTGCTAAGTTCTGAAGtaaagttattaaaaaaaaataataataacaatgatataattggaaaaggaaaataatatatATCTTTATGGATTAAGAATAGGATAACCATTGGGTTTTAATTAAGCATCTTGATTAATTTATAAGTtttatatttatgtttatttagTGAATTGATTCCCACTGAGTATAGcaatataatttttaatttggCTCTTATATTGGTGTATGTTCAACAAACTTAACATCAACTTAAAATGCAAAATTCAAGTTTTAATGAGACAGGATAACCTTAAGAACTGCCTTAATCAATGCCTCTTGTTTGAGGAAGTGAACATCTCTAATGCTAATTAAGCCAATGAGAATATATTGTCTACTGGATTTATCCCTAGGGTTTGGACCTGATTGGATCCTAATGACCAATAAGGATCAGGCCATGATAGTGTGGGTCCATACAAAATTTCCAAGGAAGTTGGTACTTTCGGTTTATATGTCGGTGTAGCCGACAAAAAGATGGACTGGGAAGAAGTGGGAACTTACTACTACTACTTGGGCAATGGTATGGGTTTGGGAAGATggtaaagaagaagagagcagCAAAGCCTAGAAGAGAAGTGAAGAAATCACTGTGAGGGGTGTGTGTGGAGGTTTTGCTAGAAGACTACAAAGTATGAATAAACTAATCAGGAATTGTCTCTCTCTGTCACGTGCCTTTGATGAGTCCCTTGTCCCCTACATTTGCGATATTATAGTTTACTTACTCAAAACTAATACAAATTAAATGTTTGTCGTCACTCTTAGTCTTATCATTCATATATAATTAGGGTTTCATGACTTCATGAGATTTTGAAActatatattatatatcatCTCTTCAATCTccaaatttttaattttcaagtttGGGTCGGCTGTGGGGTCCTTTTGTAGACGCTTAAACTCCAAAGGTGATTGGAAGAAAAGCATCTTTATAGTTCCATGTCATACAGTTCACACAGCTTAGTTGGCTACTATTGAAAAATGATTTGCATATATCggctacctctctctctctctctctctctctctctctctctctctctctctctctctctctctctctctctctctatatatatatatatattttttttttttttgaaacacaCCATGTGACCAAGTAAAGCCTCTCTTATGGCCATTTTCCTTATATCAAAACATTCGCAAATCTGGCATAAtatttaaaatctaaaattacaaaaatggaaaatggttTCTATGGGGAGTGTGGGATCCGGATCTTCTTCAACCGTTTGGGTAGTTAATCAGGCATTCGACAACTGTGAGGACCCTGACAAACACCGCAATATGGATAGGATTTTTCTCCATAGTGGCCAGGGATCAAAGTGATCACACGATTGGGGTGACATCGGGATGCATGCCTGGGTCCTCCCAACCGTGGGATCATTCTCTGGTccctgggctctatggagagggaCCGaacctcccccctcccccaacacATGGGCATGCACCGCCAGGTCCTCTTAGTCATCAGATGCCTGGTTGGGCGTCATCCTAgcagttggagaggatctttttccagAAACATGAGGGGTGAAATGACCGACCTACCccttatgaaatgaaaaataattcaCTATCAATGCTTCCTTGTGTGCCTCCATTGGCCTTTATGCATTTATGCGCAAGAACCGCACTCCACCCAACAAGAAACATTTCCCCTTACAAAAATAACTTTAGGAATTAATGGATTAGGCTTCATGGAGAGCCCTTTTTTGTGTCTACTACTCTCCTATCTACTTTGACGAGAATGGATCTGTTGTGTAGAAACACAATCCTAAAAGCAATGCAGAaggtaatgaaaaaataagaacaaataatgcacataggtttatgaggttcgacaagattgcctaagTCTTCAATAAGATGAgattttgcttcactatcaatgacaAATAGAATTACAGCGCTCGTTCTCATACCTCTCAAAATTACTTACGGAGAAAGTAAATCTCGTAACAAATATATAACAGAAAACCCTAatatcaaaaagtaaaaaactgccctcaaataaaaaaaaatcgagtGGGGGCTACAGCCCCCTACAACCCCGCTATGGGCCTTCTGCCCCTTGCAACCCTAACGACCCATTTATCGACAAGCAGGACCACCGTTCTATTGGGGGacctgcactagtactccctaaattaaactgtgacgaatacaagacattgtacatcAACACCATTGCTCGTAGGATTACTTGATCATATCAATGAATACTTAATACTCACATAATTCTACCATTATACAGATAAAGAGAAATCTATTTAAAAGCGAAAATGACAAATGTTGAATACTCACCCATACAACCAGGTGATCTTACGCTCAACAAATCCAATCTCTACTTTGACCGCAGCTGGGAATACGTCACCATAACAgcgataataaataaatagacaaaaaatCGTTGCCGAGGAATCGGGGTCGGTGTAACACTGGAGCTTGCGATGTTACACGTGTCATGTTCGTGGCCGATTTAAAAAAAGTGTGGGTGAAGAGCTTGACCAGTCAATGGAGATACTCTTTCTGAGAATTGCTCACGTAGTTCTGTCtcaagaaatggagagagaaagaaagtgaaagaaaatcTTAAACAAAAACAGTAACAACAAGCACATACACACATCTCTTAAATAGATTGGCCTTTAAAAATTGGGTTTGTTTTCATTTACTattataataaattttaaaattgggtttgtttttatttattattataataaaataacatGGGCTTGCGTGTTGATTCTGACACACATAGGCCCGGGTCGTTGGCTCAAAACCAAGCACATTTCTCCCAGCCCACTTGAAATCAAACCCCAACTTGGAGACACTAAGAGAAGGACACtatggcctctctctctctctctctctctctctctctctctctctctattctctctaGAACCGACtgatgactctctctctctctttctctctctctcaaaaccctATTTAAAGACAAGTCTAGCCCACTGCTTTCTCCCATGCACTTGTCTTCTTCACTCCCAACACCACCACTTGTGTtattttgctctctctctcactctgtttcttcatcttctgctctcattttcttcatcttcaaagCTTACCTTGACTTGTATCTGACAGTCTCTCCTTTTAAGTTCTCTCACTTCTCCCATTCTCCTATCCCTCTTAAGTGTCTCTGACAACATCTCTCCCTTCCATTTATCCTTTTGGATTCTCTTCAAACACTTCCCAGTTCCCCTCTCTCTGATTCTTGAAGATGTCTAGCAGAAGGTCCCGTTCAAGGCAATCAGGTGGCTCGAGAATCACAGATGATCAGATCAACGATCTTGTTTCTAAGTTACAGCAACTTCTTCCAGAGCTTCGTGAGAGGCGCACAGACAAGGTGAGTGTGGGTTTCAAATTCTCCTCTTCTTATCTTGTACATATTTTGTGTGGTCTCCCTTAGTTCTTTGGTTTGGTACATGACCAAGTTGTGTCATACCCACAACCTCCTTTTTTGTAGTCTTCTAAGGCTTCACTTAAGGTGCATGTGGGACTCAATTTGTTTCACATGATATTAATTTGTTTATGGCTTATTAGCTAAGCCTTCATTAATTGAACTTAGCATAAAAGgggtacccagtgcacaaggctgcCGTCACTTCGGGGTTTAGGGAAGGTCATTATGTACGCAATCTCACCGCCGCTTCATGGAGTGGCTGTTTCCTAACTCAAACCCGTGACCATAGGTCAGAATGGATAAACCTTATCATTTCTTGACTCGAACTGTGGTGTCTTAATAATCAAGCCTTCATTAATTGAACTTTACTACATCATTTAATCGTTCCTAATCAAAGGTTTAAGTTGGTTGCAGGTATCAGCATCAAAAGTCCTACAAGAGACGTGCAACTACATTAGGAACTTACACAGAGAAGTGGACGACCTTAGCGAGCGACTATCGGAGTTATTGGCCACGACGGACACCAGTAGTGCCCAAGCAGCCATTATTAGGAGCTTACTTATGTAATAGAGTTAACAAGaacctctctttctttcttgctCTTTCCACTTtgcttctcctcttccttcttcttgttcttttctctAGGGTATTGTATGAGGACCATACaaaggttgggttggattgtAAGACATCCTTTTTAGAAGACCTGTAGTATTTAAGTCATATAATAAAAGACTTGCCTGACTAAGCCTctcattttaaaatttatttattagtcAATTCTAATACAGCAAACTAGTTTGAAAAAAACCCTTATTATTATTGGAGATTTTTCCCTCTTATTACTTctacaaaaattttttttttccttaatgttTGAGTCCCGGAAGGTGTGCTTTAATACAGAGGAATAATACCTTGGGAGACTCTTGTATGGATGACTGATttaattcagattgaaggatctaaaagagctagaggtagACCTAAAATAACTCTAAAAGTAATGGTGATGAAAGATATGTATTACTTTGGTTTCGTATCATATATGACTTCGAATAGAATTGattgaaaaacaagaataaatgtAACCAACATAGAATATAACCATGCTGAATGTTTTCCAAGCCTCAAGGCTGATCAAACAAATGGGTTTTATACTCACTAAATGCTATAGTTGTTAACCTAacacctctccctctcccacccttctctctctctctctctctccttttgtatttgtgtatgtatgtgtgtaTATGTATTTGCTGGGGGTTTGAAGGGACTAAAGATAAAATTAAAGTGGAACCCGAGAGGGTCAACGTTGGAACCCATGAACCATATATCACGTGACCCGACCCCATGGGGCATGGTGGGTGTGGGGTAGGGGTGGTGTAGAAGTGTCTAAGTAGAACCCGTGATGTAAGCTAAAGTGGGGACGCTCTGCATATTATTATGTGGTTACAGTTTCCACTTGGATGTGTTAGATAAGCATAAGCATTCGGGTATTGTTTCATTTTCAGTTCGGTAGCTTCTACCGGTGTTTTTGTCTTCCCCTTTCTCACATACAGGGAGCTAGCTAGCCTCGCCTGTTTGATGATATACCAAAGACCAAGTACGGCAATTAGTAGGCAAATTGATTTCCTCGACATGGTTCTTCGTGGGCTCTAGCTCTAGCGCACATGATGTGTAGCCACTTGAGCTAGCATGTGATTGTGCAAATAATACTGTGTTTCCGTGTCTCTCTATGTCtgtaagagaaagagagagagagagagagagttctcaGTAACTACTGCATACAAATTAATAAGCTGATAGTGGGTTATGAACTTTTTGTCTCGAGTATTGCTGTGGATCTTCTTTCTGTTACAGCATTTGATgagatttctttttattttaagggTTATACTAgagttgaatgaaaaccattcaactttcacccaGAGTAATGAAGAACGTTTTAACATCCCGTGTGAGTGACCCTAAGAAGGTAAAAGAagtcaaactcaaaaccacacacTTCCTGAGACGAAAATCCTTGCCAACTCCACCACCCCTTggggtttgatttttttttttttttttttttctgaaataacTTGTTTATCAATAAGatcaatacctttttttttccttctgtttttTTAGGGGGTGAGGGGAAGTGTGGGAGAGGGACTACAGTTTCTACCTCATGAAACCCTTTTCCTTTTGAATGTGTAATGCCATTTGTTGAAAAGTAGTGGAATAATgtggatattttttttattttttttatttttttttccaggtgaATGAATAATTtgttaaaacagaaaaaagaagtcAGACAAGTCAAAATGACCAACCAAGGAAACTCAATCTCaacttaagggtgttaatcggttcggttttgatttaaatggtgcgtttcagtttggttcacatttatctagctgaaaccaaaaccgcaccatttactataCGGTTGCGCTTTCTAAAACCAcaatcgtttagtaaacggtttcggttctatggtttttaaatggttttgatttcactgctttaaatggtttcagtttcgatttattctatacggttagcaatcggtttgctagtttattcacatgtttactaaaatttgcttttggtgataaatgattcaatcttgagaatgtgaaatgcaagccattatgttttgttaaaacaaccaaacaactaagtaaaagaaaatattatattgagaaagtaaaatgcaaacaaaactactaaaTACTACTGAACATCGGTAGTAGTGGTGGATGATGCTAAAGTAGGAGTAGAAAGCTCTAAAAACACATCTTCCAAGGCTTCAAATAATTCTTCTTCATCCATCTCAGCTATATGCAATTACTTAGAACATGAAATTAATGTCCAAAGAATTTCATACgaggttaaaagaaaaattattaccTCCAAAAGTTGCATCGTACATCCAATCACACAAGCATACTAAAGCTGCAAAATCCCAATCGtttttattttagggtttttatctttttggaaatGATATATCGATTCTACCCCCGCCTTATTTAATCGTTAAATGGGTTAATTGGATCGGTTTTGACGGTTTGTACGGTTCAGTTTCacagttttaattcggtttgaaaccaacgggttaaacggCTCAGTTCGATTtcgacccatttaactaatcggcctgaaacttgaaaccaaaaccgaaccatttactttGCA from Macadamia integrifolia cultivar HAES 741 unplaced genomic scaffold, SCU_Mint_v3 scaffold39, whole genome shotgun sequence encodes the following:
- the LOC122068426 gene encoding transcription factor PRE6-like; protein product: MSSRRSRSRQSGGSRITDDQINDLVSKLQQLLPELRERRTDKVSASKVLQETCNYIRNLHREVDDLSERLSELLATTDTSSAQAAIIRSLLM